A single Comamonas sp. NLF-1-9 DNA region contains:
- a CDS encoding FtsX-like permease family protein produces the protein MRGLFLSFSWQDLRRHPWRALAAVLAIMLGVALALAVQLINASAFTEFAQATRAASGQSDLQVRARQGRLPEALFGALVQSPLVLRANPVLEARVQASAGAQQSPLRLLAVDSLVLPGMAPALMPRPWPESARTSLFAAATVFLNASALQALDLPRGPATVELQVGLQRLPVAVAGSVAAGGGPLAVMDIGAAQDLLGQGGWLSRVDLQLVPGATQQALLRSLALTPAQADALLLSTPQAESSQMDQLSRAYRVNLTVLALIALFTGAYLVFSVQALAVARRQPQFALLAVLGATPRQRLWLVLREASALGLLGSLLGVLLGALLAALALRLAGGDLGGGYFSGTSRLHWSNGAALAYALLGLGAAWAGAWWPARSAQRLPPAQTLKGLGMALPGASVHRLALPGLAMLAASALLAQAPPVAGMALGAYASVALLLVGGIALLPWLTQWLLGVLAPWAGRHALALLALERARRTRGATAATVGGVVAALSLAVALTVMVTSFRQSVQQWLDAMLPAPAYLRASGAAQGDDGAVFSAALVQALERLPQVQRVQALRTSSLRLSASLPPLAILARPLDAQAERSLPLTQAAVPAPPGRIPLYVSEAVLDLYGVRPGRDWPEFSKAFRPQTQSPQAQEALFFISGVWRDYVRQTGAAVMARADFIRLSGDERASELALWPAPGSSLGALQDAVLAALRARGGAAQALEFSRTDAIRAHTLQLFDRSFAVTYWLQAVAVGIGLFGVAASLSAQVLARRKEFGLLTHLGLTRRQILAVVSGEGTAWMAVGAAAGTALGLLAALVLVRVVNPQSFHWSMDTVVPWTRLALLAAAVVVAGALTAWLTGLAAAGRDAVLAVKEDW, from the coding sequence ATGCGCGGCCTCTTCCTCAGCTTCTCCTGGCAGGACTTGCGCCGCCACCCCTGGCGCGCCCTCGCGGCGGTGCTGGCCATCATGCTCGGGGTGGCGCTGGCGCTGGCGGTGCAGTTGATCAACGCCAGCGCGTTTACCGAATTTGCCCAGGCCACGCGCGCCGCCAGCGGCCAGAGCGACCTGCAGGTGCGCGCGCGCCAGGGCCGGCTGCCCGAGGCGCTTTTTGGCGCTCTGGTGCAAAGCCCGCTGGTGCTGCGCGCCAACCCGGTGCTGGAAGCGCGCGTGCAGGCGAGCGCCGGCGCGCAGCAGAGCCCGCTGCGCCTGCTCGCGGTCGACAGCCTGGTGTTGCCCGGCATGGCGCCGGCGCTCATGCCCCGCCCCTGGCCCGAGAGCGCACGCACCAGCCTCTTTGCCGCCGCCACTGTGTTCCTGAACGCCAGCGCGCTGCAGGCGCTGGACTTGCCCCGGGGCCCCGCCACTGTAGAGCTGCAGGTGGGGCTGCAGCGCCTGCCGGTGGCGGTGGCCGGCAGCGTGGCCGCCGGCGGTGGCCCGCTGGCGGTGATGGACATCGGCGCGGCGCAGGACTTGCTCGGCCAGGGCGGCTGGCTCAGCCGCGTGGACCTGCAGCTTGTGCCGGGCGCGACGCAGCAGGCGCTGCTGCGCTCGCTTGCGCTCACGCCGGCGCAGGCCGACGCCCTGCTGCTGAGCACGCCCCAGGCGGAGAGCAGCCAGATGGACCAGCTCTCGCGCGCCTACCGGGTCAACCTCACGGTGCTGGCGCTGATTGCGCTGTTCACCGGCGCCTATCTGGTGTTTTCGGTGCAGGCGCTGGCGGTGGCGCGGCGCCAGCCGCAGTTTGCGCTGCTGGCGGTGCTCGGCGCGACGCCGCGCCAGCGGCTGTGGCTGGTCTTGCGCGAAGCGAGCGCGCTGGGCCTGCTGGGCAGCCTGCTGGGCGTGCTGCTGGGGGCGCTGCTGGCCGCGCTGGCGCTGCGCCTGGCCGGAGGCGACCTGGGCGGCGGCTATTTTTCCGGCACCAGCCGACTGCACTGGAGCAACGGCGCCGCCCTCGCCTATGCGCTGCTCGGCCTGGGCGCCGCCTGGGCCGGCGCATGGTGGCCGGCGCGCAGCGCCCAGCGCCTGCCGCCGGCGCAGACGCTCAAGGGTCTGGGCATGGCGCTGCCTGGCGCCAGCGTGCACCGCCTGGCGCTGCCCGGCCTGGCCATGCTGGCGGCCAGCGCGCTGCTGGCGCAGGCACCGCCGGTGGCGGGCATGGCGCTCGGGGCCTATGCCTCGGTCGCGCTGCTGCTGGTGGGCGGCATTGCGCTGCTGCCTTGGCTCACGCAGTGGCTGCTCGGCGTGCTCGCGCCCTGGGCCGGCCGCCATGCGCTCGCGCTGCTGGCGCTCGAGCGCGCCCGGCGCACGCGTGGCGCAACGGCGGCGACCGTGGGCGGCGTGGTCGCCGCGCTCAGCCTGGCGGTGGCACTCACGGTGATGGTCACGAGCTTTCGCCAGTCGGTTCAGCAATGGCTGGACGCGATGCTGCCCGCGCCCGCCTATCTGCGTGCAAGCGGCGCCGCCCAGGGCGACGACGGCGCGGTGTTCTCTGCCGCGCTGGTTCAGGCGCTGGAGCGCCTGCCCCAGGTGCAGCGGGTGCAGGCGCTGCGCACCAGCAGCCTGCGCCTGTCGGCCAGCCTGCCGCCGCTGGCGATCCTGGCGCGCCCGCTGGACGCGCAAGCCGAACGCAGCCTGCCCCTGACCCAGGCCGCGGTGCCCGCGCCGCCCGGGCGCATCCCGCTGTACGTGAGCGAGGCGGTGCTGGACCTCTACGGCGTGCGCCCGGGTCGGGACTGGCCCGAATTTTCCAAGGCATTTCGGCCGCAAACCCAATCCCCGCAAGCGCAAGAAGCTCTCTTTTTCATATCTGGCGTGTGGCGCGATTACGTGCGCCAGACGGGCGCGGCGGTGATGGCGCGCGCGGACTTCATCCGCCTGAGCGGCGACGAGCGTGCGAGCGAACTGGCGCTCTGGCCCGCGCCGGGCAGCAGCCTAGGCGCGCTGCAGGATGCGGTCTTGGCCGCGCTGCGCGCCCGCGGCGGCGCGGCGCAGGCGCTGGAATTCAGCCGCACCGACGCCATCCGCGCCCACACCCTGCAGCTCTTTGACCGCAGTTTTGCGGTCACCTACTGGCTGCAGGCGGTGGCCGTGGGCATAGGCTTGTTTGGCGTGGCCGCGAGCCTGTCGGCCCAGGTGCTGGCGCGGCGCAAGGAGTTCGGCTTGCTCACCCACCTGGGCCTGACGCGCCGGCAAATCCTCGCGGTCGTGAGCGGCGAAGGCACGGCCTGGATGGCAGTGGGCGCGGCCGCGGGCACTGCGCTCGGGCTGCTGGCGGCGCTGGTGCTGGTGCGGGTGGTCAACCCGCAGAGCTTTCACTGGAGCATGGACACGGTCGTGCCCTGGACTCGCCTGGCGCTGCTGGCGGCGGCCGTGGTCGTGGCCGGCGCCCTCACTGCCTGGCTCACCGGCCTGGCGGCCGCAGGCCGCGACGCGGTGCTGGCCGTGAAGGAAGACTGGTAG
- a CDS encoding Hsp20/alpha crystallin family protein, giving the protein MNALMTRGSLFDDFFRDIAPGFYVRPLHGDALPQPSQIRVDVKEDDASYCVQAELPGVPKEDIQVSIDGAVVTLRAEVQQHDEKKDGEKVLRSERYFGSVARSFQLPMEVDAAKAKAKYDNGVLTLNLPKKTEGKVQRLAVE; this is encoded by the coding sequence ATGAATGCATTGATGACCCGCGGCAGCCTGTTCGACGACTTTTTCCGTGACATCGCGCCCGGTTTTTACGTGCGCCCGCTGCACGGTGATGCGCTGCCCCAGCCCTCGCAAATCCGCGTCGACGTCAAGGAAGACGACGCCAGCTACTGCGTGCAGGCCGAGCTGCCCGGCGTGCCCAAGGAGGACATCCAGGTGTCCATCGACGGCGCCGTGGTCACGCTGCGCGCCGAGGTGCAGCAGCACGACGAGAAGAAGGACGGCGAGAAGGTGCTGCGCAGCGAGCGCTATTTCGGCTCGGTCGCGCGCAGCTTTCAGCTGCCCATGGAAGTCGACGCTGCCAAGGCCAAGGCCAAGTACGACAACGGCGTGCTGACCCTGAACCTGCCCAAGAAGACCGAAGGCAAGGTGCAGCGCCTGGCAGTGGAATAA
- a CDS encoding ABC transporter ATP-binding protein: MNAALPLIAAENLARRYAGQTVFERVNLQVQRGEFVAIVGDSGVGKSTLLNCLAALDTWDEGRVVFDGIDLGPLDDAARALWRRAHVGFVFQAFHVLPHLSVAQNVALPLLLLKRPDAARVQQMLAAVGLEGLGERLPQQLSGGQLQRVAIARALVHRPPLLLADEPTGNLDPGTAARTMDLLIAQTREHQAALVLVTHASAAAARADRALRLTAAGIQPLAPT, from the coding sequence CTACGCCGGCCAGACCGTGTTCGAGCGGGTGAACCTGCAGGTGCAGCGCGGCGAGTTTGTCGCCATCGTCGGCGATTCGGGCGTGGGCAAGTCCACGCTGCTCAACTGCCTGGCCGCGCTCGACACCTGGGACGAAGGGCGTGTGGTGTTTGATGGCATAGACCTCGGGCCGCTGGACGACGCCGCCCGCGCGCTCTGGCGCCGCGCCCATGTGGGCTTCGTGTTTCAGGCCTTCCACGTGCTGCCGCACCTGAGCGTGGCGCAGAACGTGGCGCTGCCGCTGCTCTTGCTCAAGCGCCCCGACGCGGCGCGGGTGCAGCAGATGCTGGCCGCCGTCGGCCTCGAAGGCTTGGGCGAGCGCCTGCCGCAGCAGCTCAGCGGCGGCCAGTTGCAGCGCGTGGCGATTGCACGCGCGCTGGTGCACCGCCCGCCCCTGCTGCTGGCAGACGAACCCACGGGCAACCTCGACCCGGGCACGGCCGCGCGCACCATGGACTTGCTGATCGCCCAGACGCGCGAGCACCAGGCGGCGCTGGTGCTCGTCACGCATGCGAGCGCCGCGGCCGCGCGCGCCGACCGCGCACTGCGCCTGACCGCCGCAGGCATTCAGCCGCTGGCGCCAACCTGA